Proteins encoded by one window of Candidatus Methylomirabilis sp.:
- a CDS encoding sigma-54 dependent transcriptional regulator, whose amino-acid sequence MKPRVLVVDDEPLVRTALSETIRRKGFESVMACDGEDALLQFKRTPAPLIFADIRMPRMDGLELLKQITAIESPPRVVLITAYGSVETAVQAMKEGAFDFLMKPFSAQRVEEILERALGAETPHPADGPASTIVSRDPKILSLLTTLKRVADDSASILLRGESGTGKELFARQAHLWSKRSQGPFVAVNCAAIPESLLESELFGYERGAFTGAITRRVGKFEAADRGTLLLDEISEMSATLQAKLLRALQERTIDRIGGSRPVEIDIRVVATTNRDLKEEIRQGRFRQDLYYRLAVVPVVLPPLRERKGDIPLLARHFLMHYRNLSGSPVREISSAAIKRLEEWSWPGNVRELESCIHRSILLCNRTRLEPSDLLLEHVIDLPTTDQIPNVADGSFRAMEKQLILETLAKVGGNRMRTAEILGVSVRTIRNKLRDYREEGKILPIAGRDLAASTASVRESS is encoded by the coding sequence ATGAAGCCTCGTGTCCTGGTGGTGGACGATGAGCCCCTGGTGCGGACCGCCCTCTCTGAGACGATCCGGCGGAAGGGGTTTGAAAGCGTGATGGCCTGCGATGGGGAGGATGCCCTGCTGCAGTTTAAGCGCACCCCCGCCCCGCTGATCTTTGCGGATATCCGGATGCCCAGGATGGACGGGCTGGAACTGCTCAAGCAGATCACGGCGATCGAGTCCCCCCCACGCGTCGTCTTGATCACGGCGTACGGATCGGTGGAGACGGCCGTCCAGGCGATGAAGGAGGGGGCCTTTGACTTCCTCATGAAGCCGTTTTCCGCACAGCGGGTCGAAGAGATCCTGGAGCGGGCGCTCGGCGCTGAGACGCCTCATCCAGCCGACGGACCTGCGTCGACCATCGTCAGCCGTGATCCCAAGATCCTGAGTCTACTCACCACCCTCAAACGGGTGGCGGATGACTCGGCGTCGATCCTTCTCCGGGGCGAGAGCGGCACAGGCAAGGAACTGTTCGCTCGTCAGGCGCATCTGTGGAGCAAGAGGTCCCAAGGCCCCTTTGTGGCGGTCAACTGTGCGGCGATTCCGGAGTCGTTGCTGGAGAGTGAGCTGTTTGGCTACGAGCGTGGCGCCTTTACAGGCGCGATCACCCGTCGCGTGGGGAAGTTTGAGGCGGCTGATCGCGGCACCCTCCTGCTGGACGAGATCAGTGAGATGTCGGCGACGCTGCAGGCGAAGCTGCTCCGGGCGCTGCAAGAGCGGACCATCGATCGGATCGGCGGATCGCGGCCGGTCGAGATCGACATTCGCGTGGTTGCGACCACCAATCGGGATCTCAAGGAGGAAATTCGCCAGGGGCGGTTTCGCCAGGATCTCTACTACCGTCTGGCGGTTGTCCCGGTTGTCCTTCCGCCGCTGCGCGAGCGGAAAGGCGATATCCCGCTTCTGGCGCGACATTTTCTGATGCACTACAGGAACCTATCAGGAAGCCCGGTGCGAGAGATCTCATCTGCGGCGATCAAGCGACTGGAGGAATGGTCGTGGCCGGGCAACGTGCGCGAGTTGGAGAGTTGCATCCATCGGTCGATCCTCCTGTGTAATCGAACTCGCCTCGAGCCCTCCGATCTGCTGCTGGAGCATGTGATCGACTTGCCGACCACCGATCAGATCCCGAATGTGGCCGACGGCTCATTTCGCGCCATGGAGAAACAACTGATCCTGGAGACGCTGGCCAAGGTCGGCGGGAATCGGATGAGGACGGCGGAAATTCTCGGCGTGAGCGTTCGAACGATTCGGAACAAGCTGCGGGACTATCGAGAAGAGGGGAAAATTTTGCCCATCGCGGGCCGAGATCTTGCCGCCTCTACGGCCTCTGTCCGGGAAAGCTCATAA
- the motA gene encoding flagellar motor stator protein MotA gives MLAIIGVVVVLGAVVGGFTMEGGPPLVLIQPVELLIIGGAVIGGLLIAVPLKVLKILMSQVIGILGSGLSKQAYLEVLQVMHDLFTKAKREGFTAIDSDLVAPEKSPIFSKYKGFTKNHHAMAFLCDSLRLVVDGAANPDELDTIMETGLETHHEEGSQTSSILNKVGDSLPGLGIVAAVLGIVITMQVIDGPPAEIGHKVATALVGTFIGILLSYGIIQPMAQNLEHQAQCEGKYLACIKACLVAFARGAPPIVAVEFGRRVIFSYDRPSNQEMESACKGTPIKETA, from the coding sequence ATGCTGGCAATCATCGGAGTCGTTGTAGTCCTCGGAGCGGTTGTCGGCGGCTTCACCATGGAGGGAGGACCTCCTCTGGTCCTCATCCAGCCGGTGGAGCTGCTCATTATCGGCGGCGCCGTGATTGGCGGCCTGCTCATCGCCGTTCCACTGAAAGTCCTCAAGATCCTCATGAGCCAAGTCATCGGTATTCTCGGGTCAGGCTTGAGCAAACAGGCCTATCTGGAAGTCTTGCAGGTCATGCACGACCTCTTCACAAAGGCCAAACGGGAAGGGTTCACCGCCATCGACTCGGACCTCGTCGCCCCCGAGAAGAGCCCGATCTTCTCCAAGTATAAGGGATTCACCAAGAACCACCATGCGATGGCCTTTCTCTGCGACTCACTGCGCCTCGTGGTGGACGGGGCCGCGAATCCCGATGAACTCGACACTATTATGGAGACCGGACTGGAGACACACCATGAAGAGGGCAGCCAAACCTCGTCGATCCTGAACAAGGTCGGCGACAGCCTTCCGGGTCTTGGCATCGTTGCCGCTGTCCTCGGTATCGTCATCACCATGCAGGTGATCGACGGCCCGCCGGCGGAGATCGGACACAAGGTCGCCACCGCCCTAGTCGGCACGTTCATTGGAATCCTGCTGTCCTACGGCATTATTCAGCCGATGGCCCAGAACCTCGAGCATCAAGCGCAATGCGAGGGGAAGTACCTGGCCTGCATCAAGGCGTGCTTGGTCGCGTTTGCGCGCGGCGCGCCACCCATCGTCGCTGTTGAGTTTGGTCGGCGGGTCATCTTCAGCTACGATCGGCCATCGAACCAGGAGATGGAATCAGCCTGCAAGGGGACACCCATCAAGGAGACGGCATGA
- the flgC gene encoding flagellar basal body rod protein FlgC yields MGSIFASMEISATALAAERLRMNLIAENLANAEVTHTPSGGPYRRKGVVLGAREASAFEGLLNAGATPGGVEVLKIVESQTLPNQVYNPSHPDADAKGYVAMPNINPVMEMVDLVSASRAYEANVSAIQIAKNMVTKTLEIGR; encoded by the coding sequence ATGGGATCGATCTTCGCATCGATGGAAATCAGCGCGACGGCCTTGGCGGCCGAGCGACTCCGGATGAACCTCATCGCCGAGAACCTGGCCAATGCCGAAGTGACACACACCCCATCCGGTGGGCCATACCGCCGGAAGGGAGTTGTGCTTGGTGCGCGCGAGGCCTCCGCCTTCGAGGGGCTCTTGAATGCCGGCGCCACGCCTGGCGGCGTCGAGGTGCTGAAGATCGTCGAGAGTCAGACGCTTCCCAATCAGGTCTACAATCCGTCACACCCTGATGCCGATGCCAAGGGGTATGTCGCGATGCCCAATATCAACCCGGTGATGGAGATGGTGGATCTGGTCTCGGCGTCCCGCGCCTACGAAGCGAATGTTTCGGCGATCCAGATCGCGAAGAATATGGTGACGAAGACGCTGGAGATCGGGCGGTGA
- the fliE gene encoding flagellar hook-basal body complex protein FliE gives MASNPILPVGPSQGSFVPPGPKAGVGSEGSFAGLLQEAVAQTSQLQHEADALVEQVAKGHSSDLATTLITIEKAHISFQLMLQVRNKVVEAYQEIMRMQV, from the coding sequence ATGGCAAGCAATCCGATCCTGCCGGTAGGGCCGAGCCAGGGGTCGTTCGTCCCGCCTGGACCCAAAGCCGGCGTCGGTAGCGAAGGCTCGTTCGCCGGTCTCTTGCAGGAGGCTGTGGCTCAGACCAGCCAGTTGCAGCATGAGGCCGATGCCCTCGTAGAGCAGGTGGCCAAGGGACATTCCAGTGATCTCGCGACTACATTGATTACGATCGAGAAGGCCCATATCTCCTTTCAACTCATGCTCCAGGTCCGGAACAAGGTGGTTGAGGCGTACCAAGAGATCATGCGGATGCAGGTGTAG
- a CDS encoding flagellar motor protein MotB — translation MSDASEKENGDVRKIVKKKGGHGGHHGGAWKVAYADFVTAMMALFIVLWIVGQSKSVKEAVAGYFKDPSNFSKGGSPGGIQSKGGKGIISQGGDPVPASRQEPEDTKKPPENDTLDREHLDGAAEQFKQAIQRIPTLQALRDQIRIEITNEGLRVQLIEGNRDSFFDLGSSRLKPVTRELLAAIAKEVSKLPNQVVLEGHTDARPYSYNSKPDYSNWELSTDRANSARRAIEEAGLRPNQVARVIGYADQHLLNPKDPLDTANRRISILVRYLTTSTGTTPPTTGLRIGLPIKPLVESQNSKG, via the coding sequence ATGAGCGACGCATCGGAGAAGGAGAACGGCGACGTACGCAAGATCGTCAAAAAGAAGGGCGGCCATGGCGGTCATCACGGCGGAGCCTGGAAGGTGGCCTATGCCGACTTCGTGACCGCGATGATGGCCCTTTTCATCGTGCTCTGGATCGTCGGACAGAGCAAGTCGGTCAAGGAAGCGGTAGCGGGTTATTTCAAGGACCCATCGAACTTCTCGAAAGGCGGCTCACCAGGAGGCATCCAGTCGAAGGGGGGTAAGGGGATCATCTCTCAAGGAGGCGATCCAGTCCCGGCTTCACGTCAGGAGCCGGAGGATACGAAAAAGCCGCCAGAGAACGACACATTGGACCGTGAACACCTCGATGGGGCGGCGGAGCAATTCAAGCAGGCCATCCAGCGCATTCCGACGCTGCAGGCCCTTCGAGACCAGATCCGAATCGAGATCACCAATGAGGGGCTTCGTGTACAGCTTATCGAAGGCAACCGTGACAGTTTTTTTGATCTCGGTTCGTCCCGTCTGAAGCCGGTCACCCGGGAGTTGCTCGCGGCAATCGCAAAGGAGGTATCCAAGCTTCCGAATCAGGTGGTCCTCGAAGGACACACCGACGCCCGTCCTTACAGTTATAACAGTAAGCCGGACTACTCGAATTGGGAACTTTCGACAGACAGGGCCAACAGTGCCAGACGCGCGATAGAAGAGGCGGGGCTACGACCGAACCAGGTAGCCAGGGTGATCGGGTACGCGGACCAGCACCTCCTGAACCCAAAGGACCCGCTCGATACCGCCAATCGCCGGATCAGCATCCTGGTACGATACCTGACGACATCGACTGGGACCACCCCCCCCACGACAGGACTCAGGATAGGCTTACCGATCAAGCCTCTTGTGGAGAGCCAGAACAGTAAGGGGTAA
- a CDS encoding sigma-54 dependent transcriptional regulator, with product MALILIVDDEKNLRLTLSEALQREGHTVLTAADGAETIDICARLSPDLILLDLILPDLNGIQLLKRIQRASGPPIIIMTAYGEVRSAVEAMKHQAYDYICKPFDLEELRLTLHRVLEEVRTRQEVERLHGVGEGEYRCGVFIRKSEAAKGLWQVVKRAAASSTRIVLLQGETGTGKELVAKALHYESARRAHPFVDLNCAAINETLFESELFGHERGAFTDAKGAKRGLCELAHQGTLFLDEIGEMAMGLQAKFLRFLEEWKFRRVGGVHDIQVDVRVVAASNRDLKELVAQGKFREDLFYRLNAIRIALPPLRERRADIVPLATFFLHSSNAVFGKRILGLTPDVERRFERYAWPGNVRHLRNVVDYLVMMETEEFIQPIHLPPEIAGLEGAQEAGATDAPIVSAAPATQTGPASLRFETSGSAEGGPRQSLAEVERAHIDRVLKEVGGNKTEAAKVLGISRQTLRTKLAFDCRHSSDSPQGDGRTSIAEG from the coding sequence ATGGCGCTTATTCTCATTGTTGATGACGAGAAGAACCTGAGACTGACGCTGTCTGAGGCCTTGCAGCGGGAAGGTCACACCGTGCTCACGGCCGCCGATGGCGCCGAGACGATTGACATCTGTGCGCGGCTCTCCCCTGATCTTATTCTGCTCGATCTGATCCTACCAGACCTGAACGGTATCCAGCTTTTGAAGCGGATCCAGCGGGCTTCAGGTCCGCCCATCATCATCATGACCGCCTACGGTGAGGTTCGAAGCGCCGTGGAGGCAATGAAGCACCAGGCCTACGATTATATCTGTAAGCCGTTTGACTTGGAGGAGCTCCGGTTGACCCTCCATCGCGTACTGGAGGAGGTGCGAACTCGTCAAGAGGTCGAGCGGCTGCACGGGGTTGGTGAGGGAGAGTACCGGTGCGGGGTATTTATTCGGAAATCGGAAGCGGCTAAGGGCCTCTGGCAGGTGGTGAAGCGAGCCGCCGCCAGCTCGACCCGCATCGTCTTACTCCAAGGCGAGACGGGGACCGGTAAGGAGCTGGTAGCGAAGGCCCTCCATTACGAGTCTGCACGCCGCGCGCATCCGTTTGTCGATCTCAACTGCGCCGCCATCAACGAGACCCTCTTCGAGAGTGAGCTCTTTGGACACGAACGTGGCGCCTTTACAGACGCAAAGGGCGCCAAGCGAGGGCTCTGCGAGCTGGCCCATCAGGGGACGCTATTTCTGGATGAGATCGGCGAGATGGCTATGGGTCTTCAGGCAAAGTTTCTTCGCTTTCTCGAGGAGTGGAAGTTCCGACGGGTTGGGGGGGTGCATGACATTCAGGTTGATGTACGGGTGGTGGCGGCGAGCAATCGGGACCTCAAAGAGCTGGTTGCCCAGGGGAAATTCCGGGAGGATCTTTTCTACCGATTGAATGCGATTCGGATCGCCCTCCCTCCCCTGCGCGAGCGTAGGGCCGACATCGTGCCGCTGGCTACCTTTTTCCTCCATTCGAGCAACGCCGTCTTTGGGAAGAGGATTCTGGGATTGACGCCGGATGTCGAGCGGCGATTCGAACGGTACGCCTGGCCAGGGAATGTGCGACACCTCAGGAATGTCGTCGATTATCTGGTGATGATGGAAACGGAAGAGTTCATTCAGCCGATCCACCTGCCGCCAGAGATTGCCGGTCTGGAGGGGGCTCAGGAAGCCGGTGCCACGGACGCGCCTATCGTATCTGCCGCGCCCGCGACGCAGACAGGTCCTGCTTCCCTGAGGTTCGAAACCAGCGGGAGCGCCGAGGGTGGACCGCGCCAGAGCCTGGCCGAGGTAGAACGGGCCCATATCGACCGAGTCCTCAAGGAGGTCGGCGGCAACAAGACAGAGGCGGCAAAGGTTCTGGGCATCTCAAGGCAGACGCTGCGAACCAAACTTGCGTTCGACTGCCGGCATAGTTCGGATAGTCCGCAGGGGGATGGTCGAACCTCGATCGCTGAGGGCTAA
- a CDS encoding HD domain-containing phosphohydrolase: protein MTDGLRVLVAEDNPEMLELLGTLLEAERCQVALCPDGASALLRIAQEPFHLILSDIAMPGASGLEILDRSSAMTAGIPVVLISGQVDLDTALFALRRGAFDYLLKPFRLDDIRNLVRRVQRLHGFAENEAGERVPKQAGMNGHRPQEILIRKSRALQLIAGSAKVLGETHDLGRLMGTILELAMWGVGAEQGVLLIASEAEGRMRVAASRGFRETVRSGDEVGSVDELWRLADLPSEIASSVVPLIVKGRQVGEMALANRRDPESFSMADREMLDILAQQASVALENLSLYATVESSVFEGMRALVVALEAKDPYTEGHSLRVAGTAVQICRQMGLGSNVEDLVRYAGALHDIGKVGIPDAILQKPGKLTAEEYARMKEHPVVGWKILTLFSFLREEAVIVRHHHEWMNGGGYPDGLKGEETPLPARILAMVDAYDAMTTTRPYRASRGHEQAVEELCRCAGPQFDPEVVEAFASLSPQDLCVPATASSHT, encoded by the coding sequence ATGACCGATGGGTTGCGCGTGCTGGTCGCCGAGGATAATCCGGAAATGTTGGAGCTTCTCGGGACACTCCTTGAAGCGGAGCGGTGCCAGGTTGCGCTCTGCCCGGATGGCGCGTCAGCCCTGTTGCGGATCGCCCAGGAGCCGTTTCATCTTATCTTGAGCGATATCGCGATGCCTGGTGCCTCTGGCCTCGAGATCCTCGACAGGTCGAGCGCCATGACGGCCGGGATCCCGGTCGTCTTGATTTCAGGACAGGTTGATCTCGATACCGCGCTGTTCGCCCTCCGACGTGGCGCTTTCGACTATCTGCTCAAGCCATTCCGTCTGGACGATATCCGAAATCTCGTCCGGCGTGTTCAGCGACTGCACGGCTTTGCAGAAAACGAGGCTGGGGAGCGGGTGCCCAAACAGGCGGGAATGAACGGCCATCGACCTCAGGAGATCCTGATCAGGAAAAGTCGAGCCCTCCAACTGATTGCTGGGTCCGCTAAGGTGCTCGGCGAAACCCATGACCTCGGACGCCTCATGGGGACTATCCTGGAACTGGCCATGTGGGGCGTCGGCGCGGAGCAGGGGGTGCTCCTGATCGCCTCGGAAGCTGAGGGCAGGATGAGGGTCGCCGCGAGCAGGGGCTTCCGTGAGACCGTGAGGTCCGGCGACGAAGTGGGGAGTGTGGATGAGCTCTGGCGCCTCGCCGATCTCCCCTCCGAGATTGCGTCATCCGTCGTCCCGTTGATCGTGAAGGGGCGGCAGGTCGGCGAGATGGCGCTAGCCAATCGGCGCGACCCCGAATCGTTCTCGATGGCGGACCGCGAGATGCTCGATATCCTCGCTCAGCAGGCCTCTGTGGCGCTGGAGAATCTCTCGCTCTACGCGACAGTCGAATCGAGTGTCTTTGAGGGAATGCGTGCCCTGGTTGTGGCGCTCGAGGCGAAGGACCCGTACACCGAGGGCCACTCGTTGCGGGTGGCCGGGACCGCCGTGCAGATCTGTCGGCAGATGGGACTGGGGAGCAACGTCGAAGATCTGGTCCGGTATGCCGGGGCCCTCCATGATATCGGCAAGGTGGGGATCCCTGATGCTATTTTGCAGAAGCCGGGTAAGCTGACTGCGGAAGAGTACGCGCGGATGAAAGAACACCCCGTCGTCGGCTGGAAGATCCTCACGCTGTTCAGCTTCCTGCGGGAGGAGGCCGTTATCGTCCGGCACCACCACGAGTGGATGAACGGCGGTGGCTATCCTGACGGTCTAAAGGGTGAGGAGACTCCGCTGCCGGCGAGGATCTTGGCGATGGTCGACGCCTATGACGCCATGACGACTACTCGCCCCTATCGAGCGTCACGAGGGCATGAGCAGGCGGTCGAAGAACTCTGTCGTTGTGCAGGTCCTCAATTTGATCCGGAGGTGGTCGAGGCATTCGCTTCACTTTCCCCGCAAGACCTCTGCGTCCCAGCTACCGCATCCTCCCACACTTGA
- a CDS encoding ATP-binding protein yields MDRVAVLGEARSTLDLVVSAFECQGVETAVVEDCAEAAATLSDKPHLLMILCLAKVEEEDLGVIPHFLTALPDTPIVLALPPPSLEMALRAIRFGASDLLLLPPSMETVKDLLVRARFLRQDRALRKLTALLQISSWFAHEVRNPLSGILNSAQLLIEGSAGSTGLTTGSSDPTQRYLKIIMEECNRLEQFLKRLTEVGRSSRGPVVPTDLNSVAEQVLARAVPRLRAQGIQLLRRLDSQLPDVRIDVARVELAISRIIENAKEAMPTGGVMTVATRHRPEEKMIELEVIDTALVVGLERERQLFDPCMSARLQGAGAGLAFALQIFAEHGGELWLRAHADQGCSILARLPLNGR; encoded by the coding sequence ATGGATCGGGTCGCGGTACTGGGTGAGGCGAGATCTACGTTAGATCTGGTGGTAAGCGCCTTTGAGTGCCAAGGGGTCGAAACCGCCGTAGTTGAGGACTGCGCCGAAGCGGCGGCGACCCTCTCGGACAAGCCCCACCTCCTCATGATTCTCTGTCTGGCGAAGGTTGAGGAAGAGGATCTGGGGGTAATCCCACACTTCCTGACCGCCTTACCTGACACGCCAATCGTCCTGGCCCTGCCTCCGCCCAGCCTCGAAATGGCGCTTCGGGCGATCCGTTTCGGAGCGTCTGATCTGTTACTCCTCCCCCCCTCTATGGAGACCGTCAAGGATCTCCTGGTCCGGGCGCGCTTCCTCCGGCAGGATAGGGCGCTGCGGAAGCTGACGGCCCTTTTACAGATCTCCAGTTGGTTCGCTCACGAGGTCAGGAATCCACTATCCGGGATCCTGAACAGCGCCCAGTTATTGATCGAAGGGTCCGCTGGTTCGACCGGGCTCACCACAGGCTCATCCGATCCCACCCAACGCTACTTAAAGATCATCATGGAAGAGTGCAACCGCCTGGAGCAATTCCTCAAGCGCCTGACCGAGGTTGGGCGATCCTCTCGGGGGCCGGTTGTTCCGACTGACCTGAATAGCGTGGCGGAGCAAGTATTAGCCCGCGCGGTGCCGCGGTTGCGAGCGCAGGGCATTCAGTTGCTGCGAAGGCTCGACTCGCAGTTACCGGATGTCCGGATCGACGTGGCGCGTGTGGAGCTGGCCATCTCACGCATCATTGAGAATGCCAAGGAGGCGATGCCGACGGGCGGTGTGATGACGGTCGCGACTCGCCATCGACCAGAGGAGAAGATGATCGAGTTGGAGGTGATCGACACTGCTCTCGTGGTCGGTCTGGAGCGTGAACGACAACTCTTTGATCCGTGTATGTCTGCGAGGTTGCAGGGAGCTGGGGCAGGGCTGGCCTTTGCGCTGCAGATCTTCGCCGAGCATGGGGGCGAATTGTGGTTGCGGGCTCATGCGGATCAGGGGTGCAGCATCCTGGCGCGACTACCCCTTAACGGGCGGTGA
- the flgB gene encoding flagellar basal body rod protein FlgB: MQLLFDETSRLLGEMIRAASLRHQVLSRNIANIDTPGYRPMEVNFGEELRLASEAGDSPASIVRATVVADSAAGAGRYDGNGVDLDRQMEKMAENALWHNAMIQILNSRMNFLRTAVRGG; this comes from the coding sequence ATGCAACTACTGTTCGATGAGACTTCAAGGCTGTTGGGCGAGATGATCCGGGCGGCGTCCTTACGGCACCAGGTCCTCTCCCGGAATATCGCGAATATCGATACGCCGGGCTATCGCCCGATGGAGGTGAACTTCGGCGAAGAGCTCAGGCTGGCGTCGGAGGCTGGCGACTCTCCTGCCTCCATCGTCAGGGCCACCGTGGTGGCTGATTCAGCCGCCGGCGCAGGGCGGTACGACGGCAACGGGGTCGATCTCGATCGCCAGATGGAGAAGATGGCGGAGAATGCGCTGTGGCACAATGCCATGATCCAGATCTTGAACTCACGAATGAATTTCCTACGGACCGCTGTACGGGGCGGGTAA
- a CDS encoding response regulator, producing MRVLIVDDSATMRRIVRNNLKFAGYDDAVEAGNGVEGLACLADNPIDLVITDWNMPEMNGIEFAKAIRSKDQHKDLPILMITTVAERENIMIALSAGVSNYIVKPFDAETLKKKLDQILAAA from the coding sequence ATGCGAGTGTTGATCGTGGACGACTCTGCGACGATGCGCCGGATCGTCCGGAATAATCTCAAGTTCGCCGGCTATGACGATGCCGTAGAGGCAGGTAATGGGGTAGAGGGCCTGGCCTGTCTAGCGGACAACCCAATCGATCTGGTCATCACCGACTGGAACATGCCGGAGATGAACGGCATCGAGTTCGCGAAGGCCATCCGCTCGAAGGATCAGCACAAGGACCTGCCGATCTTGATGATTACGACGGTAGCGGAGCGAGAGAATATTATGATCGCGCTCTCGGCTGGGGTCAGCAATTACATCGTCAAGCCGTTCGACGCCGAGACTCTTAAGAAGAAGCTCGATCAGATCCTGGCCGCTGCCTGA
- a CDS encoding ATP-binding protein has product MTHSSISSDLSIDAVSVQIRDAFQGFTGVAERLEQAYATLREQVAVLNLELNDTNLRLTQSLHENTRIRRYLSNLLTSIEKGIVAVDAAGQITLWSGGAERLTGFTAAEALGGQADRLLGEDAAVLLHGLTGEGHDGHREGRIIRKDGYILEAEITASPIRDEGGKVLDTLLIFDDISKRKWMEERRRRSTAQAGLEEMAVTLAHGIRNPLASIELLATLLAEETQADARTSHLAQGIQAGVASVNTILTNLLAFTRPVKPCLKPLDLHRVIEEALSTALYALKERQIDLIRLHHSGPLEIDGDRELLKQVLLNLILNAVQAMPSGGTLRISTRGPEGESPVSVGGHTTADGQPTRCRPKHGGMNGGEFVEVKVSDSGCGISEANLEKIFLPFFTTKPKGAGLGLAIVERILERHGARVSLESRVGKGTTFRILFRSRCQAMASAQGGI; this is encoded by the coding sequence ATGACCCACAGCTCTATCAGCTCAGACCTCTCGATCGATGCCGTCTCCGTCCAGATCCGCGATGCCTTTCAAGGCTTTACGGGGGTGGCTGAGCGACTCGAACAGGCCTACGCTACTCTTCGAGAGCAGGTGGCGGTCCTCAACCTCGAATTGAATGACACCAACCTCCGTCTAACCCAGAGCCTGCATGAGAACACTAGGATTCGCCGCTACCTCTCGAACCTCCTCACGAGTATTGAGAAAGGGATCGTTGCCGTCGATGCTGCCGGTCAGATTACGCTCTGGAGCGGAGGAGCGGAACGGCTGACCGGTTTCACGGCTGCCGAGGCATTGGGCGGACAGGCCGATCGCCTCCTGGGTGAGGATGCGGCGGTCCTCCTCCACGGACTTACCGGGGAGGGACATGACGGCCACAGAGAGGGGCGGATCATAAGAAAAGATGGGTACATTCTGGAGGCTGAGATCACCGCATCGCCGATCCGCGACGAAGGAGGGAAGGTGCTGGACACCCTGTTGATCTTCGATGACATCTCGAAGCGGAAATGGATGGAGGAGCGGCGACGGCGATCGACCGCCCAGGCCGGGTTGGAGGAAATGGCGGTCACGCTTGCCCACGGGATCAGGAATCCACTGGCCTCGATCGAGTTGCTGGCTACGCTTCTTGCCGAGGAGACCCAGGCCGATGCCCGGACAAGCCATCTGGCCCAGGGTATCCAGGCAGGCGTCGCGTCCGTCAACACCATCTTGACCAACCTGTTGGCCTTCACCAGACCTGTCAAGCCCTGCTTGAAGCCGCTCGATCTGCATAGGGTCATCGAGGAGGCGCTCAGCACGGCATTGTACGCTCTCAAGGAGCGGCAAATCGATCTGATCAGACTCCATCACTCAGGCCCCCTTGAGATCGATGGAGACCGGGAGCTGTTGAAACAGGTTCTCCTGAACCTCATCCTCAATGCCGTTCAGGCGATGCCGTCGGGTGGCACACTCAGGATCAGCACCAGGGGCCCAGAGGGCGAGTCCCCTGTATCGGTTGGAGGCCACACCACAGCAGACGGTCAACCGACCAGATGTCGCCCTAAACACGGCGGCATGAATGGAGGTGAGTTCGTGGAGGTCAAGGTGTCCGATAGTGGGTGCGGCATTAGCGAAGCGAATCTGGAGAAGATATTCCTGCCGTTCTTCACCACAAAGCCGAAAGGTGCAGGGCTTGGCTTGGCCATTGTCGAACGGATCCTGGAACGACACGGGGCCAGGGTAAGCCTGGAAAGCCGAGTGGGGAAAGGGACCACCTTCCGCATCCTGTTTAGGAGTCGGTGCCAGGCTATGGCGTCCGCCCAAGGAGGAATCTGA